The Cellvibrio polysaccharolyticus genomic interval CGCATCACCGCGGCCACTACCTTTGGTGAACGTTATATCGCCCCGCTGGTGAATGATTTCCACACCCGTTATCCGCGGCTGCGCGTCAGTATGAATTTTACCAACCGCCAGGTGGAATTGATTGAGGAAGGATTTGACGTAGCCATTCGTATGGGCGTTCTGAAAGAATCAACGCTGGTGGCACGCCGCCTCTGTGACCGGCGCGAATATGTGGTGGGTTCACCGGCCTACTTCGCCCGCAAACCGCAACCGCACACGCTGGCAGAATTACAGCAACATAATTGCCTGATAGGTTCTCGGGAGCATTGGCTATTTCAGGATAAAGGCCAGCGTCGTGAACTGGTGGTTGCCGGCAACTGGCAAGCCAACGCCGGCCCGGCCATTCTCGATGCGGCACTGAAAGGCATTGGCCTTGCACAGTTGCCGGACTATTACGTGAATGAATATCTCGCCACCGGGCAACTGCAATCGGTGCTGGATCACTACCAATTACCGGATACCGGTGTCTGGGCGGTTTACCCGCAACAGCGTTACCTCGCAGCGAAGGTGCGGCTGTTTATTGATTTTTTAGTAGAACGTTTTTCCGAAAGGCCGAATTAAAAAATCTTCCTGCAAGTCAGGCGGCAATGGATAAACGCAACGCCAGCGCAACCAGTGTGACGAGCAATACCGGCAGGGTTAACACGATACCAACACGGAAATAATACCCCCAGCCGACCAGAATATTTTTACGGGCCAGCACATGCAGCCATATCAAGGTAGCAAGACTGCCGATGGGGGTTATTTTCGGGCCGAGGTCGCAACCGATAACGTTGGCATAGACCATGGCGTCGCGCACCAGCCCGGTTGCCTGGCTGGAGTCAATCGCCAGAGCGCCGGTCAGCACCGCCGGTAAATTATTCATGATGGAAGACAGGAAGGCTGCCATAAAACCGGTCACCAGGGCAGCGCCCCAAATACCGCCCTGCGCTGACCAATCCAGCACACGGGTTACATAATCCGTTACACCCACGTTGCGTAAACCGTAAACCACCAGATACATGCCCAGCGAAAAAATAATAATTTGCCAGGGCGTGTGCGCAATAATTTTTCGCGGCGAGATGATGCGATTTTTTGCAGCAATCGCCAGCAATACCAATGCGCCAATGGCGGCAACGGCACTGACCGGAATACCGGTTGGCTCCACCAGAAAAAAACCTGCCAGCAGCAAAGCAAGCACGTACCAGCCGGCAATAAAAGTACCGCGATCACGAATCACGCTGGACGCCTGCGGCACCCGCTCCAGTTGGTAAACCGCCGGTAAATCCTTGCGAAAAAACCAGTAGAGCATGCCCCAGCTTGCCAGCACACTGACCAGATTGACCGGCACCATAACCGCGGCGTATTCACTGAAGCTGATGGCAAAAAAGTCTGCAGAAATAATATTAACGAGGTTGGAAATAATCAGCGGCAAGCTACCGGTATCCGCCACAAACCCGGCCGCCATCACAAAAGCCAGCGTGGTTGCCGCTGAAAAGCGCAAAGCGATAAGCACCGCAATAACAATAGGCGTGAGAATCAAAGCCGCACCGTCATTATTAAAAAAGGCAGAAACCACCGCGCCCAGTAAAATAACAAAGGTAAATAATTTGCGGCCGCCACCGCCTGCCCAGCGCACAACATGCAGCGCAATCCATTCAAAAAAACCGGCTTCGTCGAGCAGTAAACTGATGATGATAATGGCAATAAAGGTGGCGGTCGCATTCCACACAATGTGCCACACCGCCGGAATATCCTGCCAGGAAACCACCCCGGCCAACATCGCCAGCGCCGCCCCCAAACCGGCACTCCAGCCAATACCGAGCCCTTTGGGTTGCCAGATCACCAGCGTTAAAGTAAGAACAAAAATGGCTAGCGCAAGGATCATGCAGGCGAACTCGGCAATAATAAAAAATTACAACGTTACAAAATCTGGCAGCGATTGCGGCCGGCATTTTTCGCCTGATAAAGCGCAACGTCGGCACGGCCCATCGCGGTTTCGGTGCGGTCGCCTTCAATCAGCTGGGTGATGCCAATTGACAGGGTGATCGGCATGGGTTCGTTCTTGTAGTTGAATTCGGTTGCGGCAATGGATGAGCGTATTTTTTCAAGCACCACAAAGGCCTGATCGCGGGTGGTGTCCGGCATAATAAAAACAAATTCCTCGCCGCCAATCCGGCCAAAGAAATCAATTTCGCGCAACCGCTTTGAAATGGAACGGCTGATAAATCGCAACACCCGGTCACCGGCCTGATGGCCAAAATTATCGTTAATTTTTTTGAAATGATCGAGGTCGCAAATCGCTACGGTTAACGGGTGGCGATAACGCAACCAGCGCTGATATTCGTTGCTGATACGTTCGTTATAAGCTTCGCGGTTGGGCAAACCGGTTAACGGATCATGTAACGCTTTGTGGCGATGCTTTTCCAATGCGGTGCGATTTTTTTCTGCCTCTACTTCCATGGCGCGAATGCGCTTGGCCAGTTCCTGTAACTGGCCGGACATTTTTTTCTGCTGCTGTTCACTTTGCTGATAATTTTTCAAGGCCTGACGGATGTTGCCCAGACGGGAATTCACCAACGATTTCAATTGGTTTAAATCCGAAGCATCC includes:
- a CDS encoding LysR family transcriptional regulator translates to MKRWERIEAFVEVVRLGGFTAAAQHLQVSASHISRLVSQLEQQLGSQLLYRTTRQIRLTDSGTLYYERCRQLFEGFREAEQLLDHQQSSPTGLLRITAATTFGERYIAPLVNDFHTRYPRLRVSMNFTNRQVELIEEGFDVAIRMGVLKESTLVARRLCDRREYVVGSPAYFARKPQPHTLAELQQHNCLIGSREHWLFQDKGQRRELVVAGNWQANAGPAILDAALKGIGLAQLPDYYVNEYLATGQLQSVLDHYQLPDTGVWAVYPQQRYLAAKVRLFIDFLVERFSERPN
- a CDS encoding arsenic transporter, yielding MILALAIFVLTLTLVIWQPKGLGIGWSAGLGAALAMLAGVVSWQDIPAVWHIVWNATATFIAIIIISLLLDEAGFFEWIALHVVRWAGGGGRKLFTFVILLGAVVSAFFNNDGAALILTPIVIAVLIALRFSAATTLAFVMAAGFVADTGSLPLIISNLVNIISADFFAISFSEYAAVMVPVNLVSVLASWGMLYWFFRKDLPAVYQLERVPQASSVIRDRGTFIAGWYVLALLLAGFFLVEPTGIPVSAVAAIGALVLLAIAAKNRIISPRKIIAHTPWQIIIFSLGMYLVVYGLRNVGVTDYVTRVLDWSAQGGIWGAALVTGFMAAFLSSIMNNLPAVLTGALAIDSSQATGLVRDAMVYANVIGCDLGPKITPIGSLATLIWLHVLARKNILVGWGYYFRVGIVLTLPVLLVTLVALALRLSIAA